From the genome of Nicotiana tabacum cultivar K326 chromosome 17, ASM71507v2, whole genome shotgun sequence:
AAATACAGGTCAGGAGGAAACTCTCGCTAAGCTAATCAAGAAACCAGTTGCAGGTAAAAATCATGTTATTTCCTAGTGTTTTCTGGCTCGAACTATATGTACAGATGTGATAAATTTTAAGATATCTACATATGTTATTCTGAATAGGTGATATACTAGGAAACTCAATGCTGGTAAAAAGCATAATCCAATTGGATTAATTACTccatttataaattaaaaatagcttcAGTTAATAAATGGTCAAAAACAATTTCTGACCAAGCTCCTAATCATTAGTATTATAAATATAAAGGTAATGCCTGGCCACATTCCATTCAACTTAGCTTCTTATCTTGTCATTGAGTCCACATGAGATCTAATCCCCCTTGCCTTTTTGGATAACATTCCTAGGGTCCAATACTTTCTAAATATAGTTAGGGGTTGAGAGACTCGCATGCAAAATAAAAGCCTCCACTTCTGTTCATGTAGATACTCCGTACCCGACCATTATCTTACTCAATATTTTATTCCTTACTTTGAAATCTTTGGGATTCTAAAACTAGCATAGTGGCACTATACTTTAACGTATCAACTGTCAATTCATGAGATGCGTCAAACTTCAACTTTGAATCTACTTATCCTTTTTTGCctctatttttgttttaaataaataatttaaagtaAGTACTGATCAAAGCCTCTCTTTATGCAGGCGTACGAGGTATAATTTATGCCAATATAAAAACCATTCAAGTCGAAGACCTAAGCGTACGCTGGAGATTACGGAAAGAAATATTACTCTCAAGATGTACACTagtattattttcttcttctagctAGGCTGATGTGTTACCATTGTATTACCCTAATATCCTTTTGAATAAAAAATCATATTACATTTTACGGACGATAAGTAACTATACTGTGCTTCTGTAATGCCAAACGTCTCATCACAATCACAAGAGAATAATCCTGCACACAAATTTCATATTATACACTGAAACGAGCGATTAAGACATTGAAAAATCATAAAACACGTATATGTGGAAATTGGAAATAAGTGGAGATTATTCAATGACTAACAGAATATGCCCCAGTTGATGATGCCGTTGAGAGATTATACGGGGGCGTAATTTAACATAAGGTTTAAAACAGAGTTCTTAATATAGGAGTATTATGTTCTAAATGAGCTATACTGTGGCAGATTGGGTTGCATGCTCGACATCGCAGTAAATGACTAGCAAAGCTTCTTAAAGAAATTGGTCACGGATAGATCTTTCGGAACGACATTCGTGTGACTGATCTAGATGCAATACGAAATCCGAGGATTCAGTTGAATCCAACAATTCTTAGATGTATTTGCAAAAAATTATACTAGCATTTAATTTTAAGAAATATTAAATTGCAAACccataattttaaagaaaaatgcaATTGGTTCAGTGGTTAAATTCAAAGAGTGAACCCATGTCAAGTTTAATATCTTTAATCCGTTTCCAGGTATGATTTAGTTTGTTCACTGTATCATTATATTACACTATATGCTCAATTAAACCCAAAAAAAGCTCAACCGTAAAATCATAAAGGTAAGTAAGTACATGTAGAGTGTGAGTTGGACATGACTGCGCAGCCCAAAGAAAGAGATTGAAGTCCAAAGTGCGCACCTCTAATGCATAGGAAAAATGAGAATCAAAATAGCAGGGGAGGTAGAATTTGGCCCCGGAATTCAACTGAACCCAGTACTTTTGACGCGGAACATAAATTAatgtataaaaatttattaaaattgtaatAAATTAAATGGTAGgtctgaacccataactttaaaatataatgggttcaatgttaaaaatttcaaaagttgaacccataaaatCTAAATCATGAATCTATAAAATAGTACGAGGAGAATTTATTAGAGTACCACTTTTGACCAAATTAAGTCAAGGTTTTGTAGCCTAATGCATAAGTCAAGAATTGTTTACCCTCCAAACATAGGATGGAATTAATAATATTACGTACAAGAAGTTACAAAATATTTCTGAAGTTGTATAATATATGGAtgattagttttgggtcattcGTTATGATAATTTTTTCAAGTAATCATTAATTCATCGGTTATCTCATGTTACATTTACAGCTTCATTTAATAAAACAGTTTGTTAACAATCTGAAAAGCATATTTCTTTCTATCTGAACAGATTTAGGTTCAAATGGAGAATTCAAATGGATTATTGAGATAGTTGAAAAaacaagagaaagagagagaggaaatTAAAAGGAAAGAACTTTTTAACAGATAAATTCGGAAATTTACCCGCTGGTTGAGAGCGGAATCCGCAAAGCTGTAAGAAAATTACCCACAAAATATTCGACGGCAGAGACCTGGTCTTGGCCTTTTTATTACGTGGCAGTAAAACAGGAGACCTCTTTTCACATACATCCACGTCGCTATTTGTCCTCTCTAAAGAACCGCTCTGTCAACTTCCAAAGTTTAAACTCTCCCTTATATATATCTTGTTGTTTTACTCTCACCCTTCTGTAATTCGAAAAACTGAAAATTTACAATAAGAAACTGAAAAGTAGTCTTAATAAAAATACtcagtaaataaaaaaaatgggaaAGAGGACAGCATTATTTGTATTGTTGGTGGCGGCGATGTTGGCCGTGAGCTGGTGTTGGGGAGAGGAAGCGGCGGAGATTGCGAAGGAGAAAGCAAATATAGCGGTGGGAGAGATGAATAACAAAGCTCAACAGGTTAAGCAAAGTGCTTCTGAAGCCATGGACGATGCTAAAGAGAAGACTGGCTCTTGGGCTGATTGGGTCGCTGGCAAATTCTCACAGTAAGCAAAATTAATTCCAACTTACTCTTTGTCATTCTTCTTTGAGGAAGTGGTTCCGTACAAATACTTTATATCTGTTGTGATATTGTCTAGGCTTATAGACGGACCATTTGGATTTTAATTAGACatatcttttaaaaatttaattcctGTAATGTTGTTTCAGATTATAGTATACATTGTACTTCCTGGAGTCTCAAAGCATTCAATATAGAACTGCTTTTCAACTTCTCAAGATGACCCGTAATAACTTACGTAAGAGTGAGACACATAATGAATCAATTGTCAACCTTTTAGAAGGGTTAAACTAAATTGTAAGGGCAAATGACcctcttttaaaaattaaaacttttgataaaaaatttatCAAACAAATTGCTTAGGGGGGCTAAcatttatttcatctttttaAATAGATTGGAAAATATCGAAACAGGGGGAGAGTAGAGATCAACTtatttcaattttcatttcatatttattaATCGGACAAGTCTTAGagtgtttaaaaaaaaaatgaaaaaaatgaaagaacTAACTCAAATATGCCAATAATCTGAGAGAAggtttaaaaaattattaaatgggCTACGCAATGCTCGTTAGATACTCTCTGTTACAAAGTAAATTACGTAGGTTGTTTGTTGTTGCCTTCAGGTCGAATGACCTATATGTTTTTTCAATATTTTGAAACAACACATACGTaactaggtgcattgcattcgATGAGCCGACCATTGCTAAATTGTTCGCAAGAGAATGCTCTAAAAGATTTGCGGGATTTATTCACCCTTATTTTCAGGTATCAAGACGATGCAAAAGACGAAGCCCAAGGGTTAATGGATAAAGCTAAGGATACAGCATCAACTGCTAGAGATTCCATAAATACTGCAGCACATGGTAATTTTCCTCTTGAATTCAAAGCTTTAGTGAAGCCGAGGAGATGAGTTCGGCTACTTCCTTACTTTGTAGTACGTTGAAAGAATTACTACTAATATTCAGCGTTTTTCTATGCAGGAACCCAAAAGTATGGTTCTCAAAAGGCTAGTGAAATGGCTGACATGGCATCCGACAAATTTGGTGATGCTAAAAATCTTGCTTCCGAGAAGGCCAATCAAGCTATGGATGCAGCTGCAGATACCACTCGTCACGCCAgtgaaagaggaaaagaaaatgcATATGACGCTTATGCCTATGCATCGGAGAAAACTGGTAAAGCCACAAACATGGCTACCGATTTTGCCAAAGATAAAGCTCATGATGCTTATGCCTCCGCATCTGATAAGGCAGGTCGAGCCACTAACATTGCTTCTGATATGGCTGCTGACGCCAAAGAAAGAGCCAAACATAAAGCTTATGATGCCAATGATTTTGCCAAAGAGAAAGCTCATGATGTTTATGCCTCCGCATCTGATAAGGCAGGTCGAGCCACTAACATTGCTTCACATATGGCAGCTGACGCCAAAGAAAGAATTAAGGATAAAGCTTATGATGCCCATGATTTTGCCGAAGAGAAAGCTCATGATGCTTATGCCTCGGCATCGGATAAGGCAGGTCGAGCCACAGACGTTGCTTCAGAAAATGCAGCTTCCGAAATGGGTAGTTCAGCTAAAGAGAAGGTTAAGGATAAAGCTTATGATGCCTATGGTTTTGTAAATAACAAAGCAGGTCAAGCAATGGAAAAGGCTTCAGACATGGCCGGTGATGCCAAAGAAATGGGTAAAGATAAAGCTTATGGTGCTTACGGTTATGCATATGACAAGATGGACCAAGCAAGGGACAGGGCTTTTAACATTGCTGGTAATTCAAAAGACACGATGAAAGCCAAAGCATCTGATGCATATGATTTTGCCTCTGGTAAAGCGGATCAAACCATAAGAATGGCTACTGATAGAGCCAACGATGCGAAAGAGAAAGCATTTGACGGATATGAGGGTGCGAAATCAAAGGCTTATGAAACTTATAGGTCTGCTAAACAAAACATGAATGGACAAGTCAAGGATAAGTATGAAACTGCAAAAGAGAAGGCTTCGGAAGCTACAGGCAAAGTTGGAGCAAAGATGAGAAGTGGCGGTAAAGAATTGTGAGCAATTAGTAATAACAGCCCCTGAAAGGAAATCTCGCATAGGAAGAGGTTCCTATTAGGTGAGTGGCTTAGATTTTTACTacattgttttcttctttttcttttttggtcagCTATTCTTTTTGTAGGACAGATGAAGTTCTTCACCAACTCAATTCCGTATGGTCATCGCTTAGGTTATACTTAGTTAAAATAAAGAGAATATGTCATTGCAAAAGTGAACACGCATACTAACAAAGCTGAAAAAGTTTTTGTACCAAATGTAAAAACTTAGTACTGTGTTGAAAATGCTGTTACTATCGTTGATTTTTTTGTAGTACTTCCATCATTTCAAAATAAGACTGCTGAATGATAAGACCTATGCGTAGATATTGAGACGTGTCATTGTAGGATGACCCGAAAACTGTTCCACAGTCACGTTTTGGGGTAGAAAAGACCTTTTAATAACCCGTAGATGCTAAGGGCTTTGTTGAGTGCTTATTTTTCTTGACGCCTATAGATAATGAATTCAAATTTCACAGTTAATTGGATGGTTCTATTACACTTTTTTTTGGGGAAATTTTCATCTCTACAAGGCCTATAAGAATAAATTACATTTATTACAACCATTTGCAAATTTACATTATATACAACAAAAGATTTTCTCCTATCTATATCAGTTGGCACTTGGCAAAACCCAACCGAAACGAttgaataattccatattttaagcCTAAAAAAGTGAAAAACTTATCAAAACAATCACTCATTTCCTAATAGTAGTCTCTCATCATCTTTTTCGGTATTTGTTTTATTCCTTCTAAAAATAGTGTCTTCACTCATAagttaactttttaaattttttttttggtgaaaataaagtaaatattatATAAAGACCATCAATAACAATCTGCTAAAATCAGTTTCAAAAAATCATATATCCTTTAAATAAACAAATtacggtatatatatatatatatatatatatatatatatatatatatatatatatatatatgcagttAATATGCCAATTACATTTACAGTAATATACATATATTGTGTACGTATAATTACCAAGTATATATCATTAATATACCttacatataatatatattaaGTATACTATTTGAATATATCATATACGGAATGTTTATACTTATGTACCATACGTATATAGCCATCTTCAATTAATGTCAAACTCTTCAAGTAACAATTTTCCCCCTGTTTTGTCAAGATCTTAGAAGAAGTGTACGGATATTATCTAAAAAAGGAGAATAATTTAGAAGTTCTACAATTTTATAGAGAGGTACAAATTTTCAAGATGAGTTTATGATACTATCAATAACCAATATTCAAATCATATTGTCTAATAGCAAAGAATCATGGAATAGGAACATGACAATATCAGTGAGGGAAAACTTCAGCACTTTGCCGTTTCATATTTATG
Proteins encoded in this window:
- the LOC107776100 gene encoding uncharacterized protein LOC107776100 encodes the protein MGKRTALFVLLVAAMLAVSWCWGEEAAEIAKEKANIAVGEMNNKAQQVKQSASEAMDDAKEKTGSWADWVAGKFSQYQDDAKDEAQGLMDKAKDTASTARDSINTAAHGTQKYGSQKASEMADMASDKFGDAKNLASEKANQAMDAAADTTRHASERGKENAYDAYAYASEKTGKATNMATDFAKDKAHDAYASASDKAGRATNIASDMAADAKERAKHKAYDANDFAKEKAHDVYASASDKAGRATNIASHMAADAKERIKDKAYDAHDFAEEKAHDAYASASDKAGRATDVASENAASEMGSSAKEKVKDKAYDAYGFVNNKAGQAMEKASDMAGDAKEMGKDKAYGAYGYAYDKMDQARDRAFNIAGNSKDTMKAKASDAYDFASGKADQTIRMATDRANDAKEKAFDGYEGAKSKAYETYRSAKQNMNGQVKDKYETAKEKASEATGKVGAKMRSGGKEL